The genomic region CTCAGCAATCCAATCACCCTCCCCAAAGGAAGTTCTTCTCATTTGTATGCAAGTCTAGTTGAGCTTGTTAGTGTTTATTTGCACATCATCAATGTGATGATCTATAAGGAAATTAATAGTCTCATTTTATTCTTGTAGGGAGCAAGAGGGGTCCATCAAAGGGTACAAAACTAATTGTCACTTTCCCATCCTCTCTCGTCTTCTTTTCGCTGATAACTGCTTCCTCTTAATCAAAGTAAACGAAGATGATTGCTTAACAAATGAAGAATTCAAAGAAACTAATTTATGGAGAATAAAACATTACTTAAAAAATGAGAGCGTCACTTCAAACATGAAAAATTCTCTAAGACAAAGTAATTTGTAAAACACAAAAGCATTACTAAAAGCCCAAAGTTATTATTTAAAACGTGTAGATGTTTCTAAACGGTTGAGTTATTCATTGAAAACAGGAGCTCAAAatgtcaaaaaaataaaaataaaaataaaaatcaaaccttATAACTCGTCCCCTTTCACAAAATTATAATGATCCGATGTATGGCTAGATAAGTGTCACCTTCCCTCgattttttgaatttaatttttcaagACAAATGggacaaatatatattttatgtaaataaCTATATATACACAAGTAGTTATAGCCTTTAGGCTTCAAAGTTCAAATAAACAGTAAAACGTTTACAGCTCTTTTCTTTAGCCCCTGCATACTTCAGAAGACTAGAAATTAAAAGGCAGCTACTTCATAAAGACACGGTTTAGATGCGCAcactcatttatttatataataaaatgccTAGAAACCAAGAGCCATCAtccataattaataatttaagcacCTTCTCCTGTTAACAGATCCATGACAACTCCCTTGATGCTTCCGTTGTTCTTCTTCAGCAGCTTCTTGTTCGTTTCAGCATCACAGAAACCCTGCACCCACACAAACACCCAATGTCATCGACatcacccaaaaaaaaaaagtgcatGACCGTGATAGTTGCAGATAATTACCATTTCCTGCAACTCCTCAAGTATCGGATCCCATTCAGCCACCCCACAAAGATCATCAACAGACTTCTCCAGATCATATTCATTCCTCCTCAAAATGTCCTTGTTCAAATCAACCTGCTTGAACCCCATATCTTCAAGTTCCTTAAGCAGAGACTGCTCAACAACATTTTCACTCTCCCCTTGACTAGGTGCTTGCACGCTAATTGCAGGGTGTGGCACTTGAGAGGGCCCAACAGGAGCAGCTTCTGAAAAATCAATGATAGGATAAGACACAGATGAAGATGGAGTTTGAGGAACAGCAGGGACTGAAAAGCCTTGGTCACTGATGGGATATGCCTCAGATGAAGATTGTATAGGTGGTTGGGAAACAGGTACTACAACACCTTGATCAATGATGGGATAACTCACGAATGAGGATGTAGGAACAGGGTCTGGGACATCACTGTTGTTTACTGTCTGCTCCTTTGTTGACTGTTCAGTAACCATGTGCTTCACTGGCACGGGGCCTGCACCAGAGCTACAAAGCTCAGTAACAAAATCAGCATTCATATCCGCAATGTGAGAGTCTTTTTGGCCACTGCCTTCAGGCGGCAAATTCAAGTTAAAACCCTGAAGGTTATCACAATTTGAATCCTTCAGGGAAGCATCGACCTGCATTAACAAATTGTAATTAGAAGTGACTCAACTGTTGAGAAAACTAAAGCTCTAAAAGCATATCAACCTCTTTGAAAATACAAGACTTACATGGATAAGAACCCAAACACGTTGTCCAAACTTAATGCCAGATTCAGATGCCATCCTCCAGTAAGAAACATACCGACCAGGCAACTCTGGTGCAGTAAAATCAACAGCAATGTCCAGGTCCCCATCAAGAGGCACACCTTCGGCGGGAATCTGTCATAAGTGGGGAGGATGAAACAAATAATTAAGCACAGCAATAAAATCATTTAGTTAATGAGTACACGTGAAATGATATAGCAGATTGCAATAAATGCAGAAGATCGAACACTTTACGTCTATATCAACCGAGATTGCATTTGTTAACTTGTCTCCCCCAATCCAGACAAGTTGCATCCCACGATACCAGGGCAGAGTACCATTGTTGCGCATTCGCCAGATCTTTGTAAATGGTGTAGATGGAGCCATTACAGTCCCATCCAATACATTGACATCCAAGATAAAGTGACTTTCTCGTTTAGGCCGAGACAACTTTAGTACACGATTCCTCAAGACATGAGGGAGTGCTGGGCCAACTCTTGGAACCTATAAATAAAAATAGACCCCACATCATTGAAAGGTAGAGAACAGTTAACAAGCAAACATGAAAAGAAAATTACATGATCATTTGATGCCCTGAAACACCATGGATGCCGGTAATGCATAGGCTTGTCCATTCTTATATAATCAGCTTCATTTCCCATTTTAGAAAAGCAGATGCTGCAGAGATCATAGTTGTCTTTTCTGCATTCGCAAGTTCAGTgagtaataaaaacaataaaaatcaagTCCAAGAAGGAATGATCAGTGCTTAATAACATTTCTTACACTTTAGACTTGAACCGAGGTCCAGTAATGGGAAGAACCCCACAACCATCACACTGAACTCCCTTGTGGAATGTACCAAACAAGACATTTCCATCAGTCGATACAAAGCTCCTTTTACTTGGACTGAAGGGATGGTATGAAAACGGAGGCACAGTAGGGCCATTTGCTACAGGCACTCCACTGAAGGGACATTCATTTGAAGGATAATCTTTCCTTGTAGTATCAAAGAAGGGAGTTGATGCATCCATGCTCACACTCTTCCCCTTGTTACGTCCATTGTTCTCCTTTGTGTTTTTCTTGTCATTATGAGCACAAATGTTCGATGCAGATGGTCCAGAGGGCATGGTAGTATATCCAGTAAGGTTGGCATCATAAAGAGGGTCAGCATTCAAATCAACAGCAGCTGGATCAGAAACAGCAGGTACATCCACACCATCTGCTGCGTTTTCAGTGTTGGCTTCCTTGCCAGTCTTGAAGCTTGAATCAACAGCTGTAAATTTTGGTAAAACACCAGTTGGAGCAGATGGTCCAGAAGGGCTCTCAGAAGATCCAACAGGAATGCCAGAATCAGCACCAACTCCAGGTTGGGAAGCAGGACTCAAGTAGGATTGTCCCATCTTAGACAAGGACTCCAAAAGATCACCCAACAATGGACTGGCAGATGAAGCTTTCGAAGCAACTTCTACGGAAAGCTTTGAGAAAACTTCAGTTAGAGCATCACGAAGAGGCACTGGTACAGAATTCAGTGCATCAGCAGAAGCAGTATTAAAGCTTGGCAACGGAGGCTGAACAGATGGGGATCTCAAGGGAGTAGAACCACCACTTGATCTTGTGTAAGGTTTATTGAGCTTGTCATTATTTAGTTGCACATTAATCCTCAAGAATTTAAGGCGTTGCCTCATCACATCACacaaatcatcatcatcaacaagGGTAACAATATCCCCATCTTCATCAATATATGTCAGAGTAAGTTCAGTATCAAAAGGAAAATTGAAAAGCCCCATAATTTTTGCCCTTAGTCCAGTCATATTAAGATCCAGGCGTTCACCATCAACAATTCGAGCATTGAAACGCCTTAGAGTATTTCCATACTTAACCTGCATCCGTCACATTTGCAACAATATATAGTATAAGGaatctaaaaaataaatttaataaataaaaaatataaacaaagCATCTTGTTCTAACAACTGACTACAATTATGGTATCGGTAACATTTTATGATTAGGGAACCAAGAAATCAATAGAAATATATCAGAAGGAACAATTAGGGTTAATCATAAATTAATTCTAAATTTGACAAAAAAGTTATCATTTATGCATGATGTACACTCAATGAAATCAACCTAGAAATTTAAAGCAAAAAGCCTTCACTGCATGATTGATATTCATTCTAAAAATGACATTACAATTATCATATGTGCATGATTGATATTCATGAAATTAACTCAGAATTTGAAGGCAAAAGGCCTTCACTGTATTTGACAATCACAAATCAAAATAAGCAAAACAATCAGGATGGACATAATCAGCCtcgaattaaaaattaaaaaacaaaacaaaacaaaaagccACATTTTTCCCGAGGAAACagagaaaatattaaaaataaacaaataaaaagaataaaaggAGCTTATCATAAGATAAAATACTGAAACTGCAGTGTTGTGTATGGAAAGGGAGATGAAAAGGTTATAAAAAGATGAAAGAACAAACCTTGATAACGAGATTAGATTCCATAGCTTATCAGAAGAAAGAGaacggaaaaaaaaaagaagaggtgAATCGGGAAAGAAAACCCTAACCCTAGAGGAAAAGAGTAATAGAGAGACGAATATTTGAGGTAATGAAGGGTTCTGTTTCTATTTTGTAAGGGAGTGGCCGAGTAAATACGGAACGGAAGCCGCGGAGTTCCTTTCCTTATGGCGGAAGCTCTTTTTTTCTGTTTCAATCCAAAGATATTATTTTTCCTCTTTCGTTTgggtttgtttatttatttatagcGGCTCGCATAGCTTAGCCAATAAGAAATTTCATTGACTTTTTTGCTTTTTTTTCCGTCTTTTTCAGTCTTTTATCTTTTTCCCCCAAGCAAGCAAACGACTCTATTCTACGGATTGAGTTGGAACTTAGAGCAGTGTTTAATAGGGGCAAAATATTTGGTACACTAAACTCATAATTAAGGAGTTAACAGGGTATATTAatctattataataaatatatattagcaAAAAGTCATATATCAGTTTTTGATTTGTTTGTagactaaaatatatattatcagtgtatcaaatataatattttaCTTAAAAGGACATAATTTAATACTTAAGTAGTGTTTAGAAAGCTACTAGTCATTGAATTTTAATGTAATTACTTGTAATTATATAGGAGTAACATGTTTAAATAATCATTATAATTAATGAATCCCATTAAATAGGATATAATTGGAGTATCCAATTACACTTTTCAATTCTTAGAAGATGGTGGAAATTGAACTAATGATTTGAAGGAGTAATTGAAGTAATTACGGATAATTACATCCAAATCTAATTATCCCATTGCTTTTCAAATACTCGTACATTATTTAACTTaggaaattatttttatacaagattaagctataaaaattatattataagtatGAACTCATATAAGTATTTAAGATAGTTATGGCCAAAATTTTCTAAAGTAtaaatcataaatattaaaaaattatattacaaaaataatttatgttgattttataaagttataataaaaatcatattatttAAATCCTAAAAGATTTCTTAAAGGTATCTTCTATGTTGTAAAAATAACTTAAATGTTATAAaagtgttataatatatttatttacgtgtttatttttcttgttatttttattagtaaGTGTATTATCAATTGCTTTTGTAGGATTAACATATTGCATATGATTATTTGATATTAATATTCATTactcatttaaaaatttatcgtactaataatttttatatagtaattaatatttttgaaaatatgtaATTGTGTAATTCAATTTGTACTACCAAACATGATATAGAGAATTGTCATTCTTTTTTATTACATTAGCTagtaattatattttcatctaattACTTTGTGATGTCCAAATAGACCCTCTTGGACTCTTTTTTTCCCAATGGGATACTTGTGTATTTGACAAAATTTATATAAAGTAAACTACTTAAATAATCAATCTAAAATTACAATGTTCCTATTTTGGTACTctatttttttgtcaaattaagcaTTATTGTTAAGAACTTTGATAATTTTAGCCACTCCTTTGTTAAACCCCAAATGAAATGCTAATTAGGCCGCCACAAAAAGTTGACTGTACCCCATGTGTatatacttttacacatcattaaattaatctttaattttttttaatgtttataaaaGGACTTATACTGGTAGAGCccctaaaaaattattttctttctATCGAGAATACAAGGCAAAGGAGAAGGTGTAAGATTCGAAGGGAAGAAAGCCGCAATGAAAGAAGTCCATGCCATCCCAATATGCTATTGTGGATTTTCAGCACCATTAAGGACATTGTGGTCCAATAGTAACCCTGGTAGAAGGTTCTTTAAGTGTAGAAACTATGGTGGTCGAAGACGTTTCTGCTTCTTCACCTGGTTTGATAATCCAACGAGTCCTCGTGCAAGAGTTGTCATAATTTAGTTGTTAAGAAAAATCAAGGCAATAGAgatggaaagaaagaaagaacagaTAATGTGGGGTGTTGGTTTAGTGGCTGTTGTATTTTTtatttgggtattgatgaatgaaatgataaaattattttgttttttatgttGGTTTAGGGGTTAAATTTGGTTCTAGAGGTTGAGTTTAGAATGATAATAGGTTTAGGATTCAATGACTTTGTAAAAGATTGTAGTATGGGTGGAAATGATAAATTAGTGATAAACTTGAGGATgatttttcgttttttttttttattttggtcgaTGTTATGATAAATTGACTTTTTTTtaacaacaattatcaatataaaTTTTAGTTTTCTTATTAGTGTTAGTTTGTTTTTGACCGCCTTCGAATGTACCAACGTCCAGAGTAAAAAACCTGCACAAAATATGTCAAATAGGCGGTGTTTGCAAGTATAtgagtcaggttgtaatatagttacaacgaagtaggtgagtactctgaggatcgtacccaagggaggcgagcACTAAATTAATCCCAACTTAAGCACAAATAgagctaattagtactttaaataaattatattgagAATAAACATAAAGAAagattttttgtgtttttataaataaagaataaaatattataaagggAAGACTTTGAGAAATTTGATATGGAAACCGAATCAAATCTGAGCATGGGTGATTTTAGCTCGCTTCGGTAAGCATAAATAATTGTTTGTTCGAGTTccttgttcaatcaactagttgTTACCCTAGCAAGATCTCTCGATCTTCCCCCAGAATAATGAGTCAACAAGAATaatttatctctcgacctcacagtcCAAACAAATTTAGGGCTAAGGTGCTCACGAACatgccataccaattttgggttaattcccacctagatgacttcctagggtcgtcaagcctagggtttaagttcttcctctcccaaATAACTGATCCGCTAAAAAAATCTGCACAACAATCAAttaatcatacctccactcgctaatcctcCATAAGAGGATTAGTTTTTCATAGatctcaaaaaaataataaacttgACGTAGAAGATGAACATTAATAATAAATCAAGAGACAAAGGTTTAAGAGAAtcctaaattatatttaattaaagcACTAAATCCACAAAGAGTTGATCAAGTTCCACAAATCAGATCTCCTAACAAACGCAAAACTGACAATAACCTAAAGcctaagaaaaaataaaaaataaaaactaaaaattacaaAGAAATTATAAGGTATCAAAAGCTATCCATAACAAGtgttaaatgagcctatttatagagttaggATTGTCATTGTCCTCAACCCTAGGTCAGCTGATACTTTCATGTTTAATGTTCGATTGTGTTGACCAAAACGCCCCTAACTTGTAAGTATTTCTCATACAGGACCGATTTCGCGACACCCTAGTGCCTGTGTTGCAACATCAAAGGCAATATACTTGTATTCAAGGTAGCGTCAAGGGTGTGTCGCAACATCCATTGGTTATGTCATGACACTGAAGGCGATCTTGGAATTCTTTCTCTCTACTCCTTATGTTGCGACATCAAACTCCCCGTGTTGCAACACAATGACCAATATTAAATTGGTACGCCCTCTAATGGCTCATGCACACTCACAAAGTATATTAGCTCATCCTTAGGCCTCATTcgacccctaaggtcaataaaagactcaaattacactttttattgaatgtaaataaacttataaaaactcaactaaaacataataaaacgtttgtattcaatctccttaaatgcaaaaactagtttaatttgctacacCGAATTACAGCAGATCAAACTCCCCTACACTTCagtcattgcttgtcctcaagcaaagcaAACAAAAGCAGCAATTAAAGGACGACCTTTAAAAAATATGGTACAAATGTTAGTTTTGGAGCACATGACTAGGCATTTTATATTTACACATAATCTTGGCATGATATATAGCTGACTTACCACTTTTGATATCAAACACCTAAGTTCAGTATATTACAAAGCATACAAACATTAAGGGTTTCAAATGTAAGGATCCATCAACAAGTTATACAGGTAATTCAATTAGCCTAGTAGAATACAAACAATTGTAAATACAATTATTAGTATGATATCAATTCGTAAATAAGTCTATTTAGATCACATAGGACTTTTCAGCTTGTAATGTTCTAAGGCTTAAAACGAGTATGGAATTCAAAAACAGTAAGCATCAAATAGTTTCAAGCATGAAAATATTTTTGCACATTGTATTGTTCACTATTCTCCCCCCTAGCAACCCTTACTTGTTCACcaccttatttctccttctctcgcCTTCCTTATTTCTCCACATAGGAAATCACAACATAATACAACAACTATGGCTAGATCATGAGTTTGTGTGCACTAATGAACGAGCCTTTCTATTTTTGGTAACTTTGCcacttttctttcctttttttcaaTACATTTCTCATTCACGACTGCTTTTAATTTCAAGAACTTTTTATACttgtttttaattttctttatgagTTTTTCTTTTTCTGCACGTATTGACTAACCTGTAATCACTCTATCGCACTGATCCTTCCTATTTCaccatatttttacaaaattctgTTGTAATATATCTACTTAACCCTTAATACATATGTCCAGGCATCTATAGTTGTGTAGTTTATGACCAAAGAAAAAGGGCAAATACAAATGAATGTTTTTTGCTCGAATTTTGCATGaaggttcatcaagaagtgttTTCTGGCTTAAATATAGGTACTAAGGATGAATAAATAGGGCTAGCTTTTTTGCTTTTGTGTATACTAAACAAAACATTAGGTCATCCCTAagtatctcaatattcacaaaTTTAGTCAACTaaacaatcacaaattcaacAATTTATCATATATACTAGCATACTTATTTCCTTGTATTTCTTATATCATATGGTACATTCAATTGCTCAATGCCTATTTACAGTGTAATATATAGTCTaataataaaaactttaaaataatctactatcatgccaaatttatagtAAATACAATCAACCAATATACATGCtcttaaccaatcacttgtatttctacaagctcaagcacaccaTTGTCAAGAAAAACATAAACATTGAAACAAATTTTCTATATTACCCCTTCACAATTTAGATAACATATTGTCCTCACTGTATAGTCCTGAAAagataaggaaagaagttacACGATTGAACGTGGTAGTTCCGTAAGCTACTGGTGGGTACTTCCTCCTTTGATTTACGATGTTTATGCTTCTATTGTGTggggattttattaaaaaattcatcaGTATATTTTTTTCAATTCTACTATTTCATCAAATATGATTAATTACAATATcctaaaagaaaaaaagtaaCTTTCCTAGCGTAAAATAAACTAAACTTAAAAATTGTcctattatatatataagtatatatattttattactcaTCTTCCCTTTGAAGTCATCTTTTCCtcctcttttctttttgttttctctcTAATATTAAAAATTGCTTATAAACATTGTCTCTTAGAAACTTTTTTGGGGAAACTTTTTCGGAGGTTTATCTCCTTATCCATCCCCTCCATAGGTACTCCGGCTCTTTTACACAACTCCGTTATAAGGTGTGGAAAGAAGGTTCCTTTTGCCTGATTTCTTAGACATTCAATCATGTTTCGATATATCCAATTACCAATTCATATTTGCTTCTTTTACAAGATTGTATAAACTAGAAAAATTTGTGTTGGGTTGATGTCGGCTATTGGCCAAATTCTCGAACATACAAACTTTATCCATATTTTTGCTATTGGAGTCATTAACACTTGGTTGAATATCTCATATATTGCTGTGTTTGTTTGATACGTCTATACTTTTTTCCCTTTTGTTAAAAATCTCAGAACCTCCTCCATGTCTACTTTTTTAAATTCTTTGAGATCTATTTTGTATAGGTAATCTCGGTAACAATACGAAGCATCATAAAATTGACAAATACTTCTTTCAGTTACCAGAACGTTTAACCCTTTGACTTAGACATATGTCCGTAGCTCATAATACGGTCTTGTCGATTCTCTCTCTTTTAACGCAAGATAGAATTCCTGCACCACGGGTATTATTGTTGGTTCTTCAAGTGGCAAGCAAAAGTTAGTCCATTCTCTTTCTGTTGCAATTTCCCACACTCCTTTACAATTTCTCATTAATGGGTTGAATCCTTATTCTTGGATGAATGTGTATGGCTGCAATTGTTATAGATATTTGTCTATATTGTTTTCCTAAAATTCAACAAATGCATTTATAATgtaatatcaaaatatataactatTCAAATCTGAATGTTATTGTGGTATGGCTCTCCGAGATTATAGTGTTTCCTTGAATAGAGACAGAGAGATCTTATTCTTTACACAATGTTTGGGGATAATGAAAAGATTTAGGTGGTCTATTTATCTTAGAGGAAGATAATGATATAATTAAGAGTTATAGTTATGTTAGTTAAATTATTCCTGATCAATGAAGAGTTAAAAAATTCTACTAAAACTCAATTATAAAAACATCAGATGTTAGTTAAAAGATAGACCACAACTTACGTAGAGGTGTCGCAACATCTTTTATGAATGTCGCGACGTTGAGGACAATTTACCTATGCTAAATTTTGTATGGTGTCATAACATGCATGGCTAGTGTCACGACGTTGATGCCAGTTTTTTCTGTCCTCTTTCTCTACCTTACGATCTTCTGTTGCCTCATTTTCTTCATTTATTTCTCATTCACTTTCTAATATACTTTCGTTCCTATAAAAATTTGCATTGTAAGGCTTGAGTGTCAATTATTTCCTTCGTTGTCCTCCCGAAATAATGTTTTACTCTCTAtccatttaccaaaaatagttgTCCTTCATTTAAAATAAGTTCTATTGCCCCATGAGGTGTTACCTGATTTATAGTGTATAGGCCAGTCCATTTGGATTTCAACTTACTAGGGAATAATTTTAATATCGAATTAAACAACACTTTTTGTCTAGGAAAAAATTCACATTTTCGTATTTTTTCGTCATACCTAGGTTCGCTTCTCTCCTTGTATAGCTTGGTGTTTTCGTAAgccataaaatgaaattcttccAATTCTTGTAATTGAAATAGTTTCTCTTTCTTGGCTAACTCTGGATCTAATTTCAGTTATTTGATTGCCCAGTATGCTTTCTTTTCTAATTTAACCGGCAAGTGAAATTTTTTCCCATAAACAAATTTGTAATGAGGCATTCCTAACagagttttgtatgttgttctgtAGCCACCTACGTATCGTCTAATCTTGACGACCAATATTTCCTACTTGGATTACTTGGATTTACCATTTTTCAAGAATTCATTTGATCTTCCGGTTGGACACCTTTACTTGGCCATTAGCTTATAGATGGTATGCTGTTATCATCCGATGTCTCACACTGTACTTGACTAGAGTAGCTTCAAACTGTTTACTGCAAAAATGAGATCCTTCATCACTTACCAAAGTAAGAGGTGTTCCAAATCTAGCGAATATATTTTTTTCTTAAGAATCTAACTACTGATTTTGTATGATTAGTAGGTAATGCCACTACTTCGAACCATTTG from Gossypium arboreum isolate Shixiya-1 chromosome 1, ASM2569848v2, whole genome shotgun sequence harbors:
- the LOC108483090 gene encoding protein NBR1 homolog — encoded protein: MESNLVIKVKYGNTLRRFNARIVDGERLDLNMTGLRAKIMGLFNFPFDTELTLTYIDEDGDIVTLVDDDDLCDVMRQRLKFLRINVQLNNDKLNKPYTRSSGGSTPLRSPSVQPPLPSFNTASADALNSVPVPLRDALTEVFSKLSVEVASKASSASPLLGDLLESLSKMGQSYLSPASQPGVGADSGIPVGSSESPSGPSAPTGVLPKFTAVDSSFKTGKEANTENAADGVDVPAVSDPAAVDLNADPLYDANLTGYTTMPSGPSASNICAHNDKKNTKENNGRNKGKSVSMDASTPFFDTTRKDYPSNECPFSGVPVANGPTVPPFSYHPFSPSKRSFVSTDGNVLFGTFHKGVQCDGCGVLPITGPRFKSKVKDNYDLCSICFSKMGNEADYIRMDKPMHYRHPWCFRASNDHVPRVGPALPHVLRNRVLKLSRPKRESHFILDVNVLDGTVMAPSTPFTKIWRMRNNGTLPWYRGMQLVWIGGDKLTNAISVDIDIPAEGVPLDGDLDIAVDFTAPELPGRYVSYWRMASESGIKFGQRVWVLIHVDASLKDSNCDNLQGFNLNLPPEGSGQKDSHIADMNADFVTELCSSGAGPVPVKHMVTEQSTKEQTVNNSDVPDPVPTSSFVSYPIIDQGVVVPVSQPPIQSSSEAYPISDQGFSVPAVPQTPSSSVSYPIIDFSEAAPVGPSQVPHPAISVQAPSQGESENVVEQSLLKELEDMGFKQVDLNKDILRRNEYDLEKSVDDLCGVAEWDPILEELQEMGFCDAETNKKLLKKNNGSIKGVVMDLLTGEGA